Proteins from a single region of Arctopsyche grandis isolate Sample6627 chromosome 1, ASM5162203v2, whole genome shotgun sequence:
- the LOC143910902 gene encoding dual specificity protein phosphatase 18, with the protein MKVISEDVLGVDIRSQRDDDGKGRTDVQDILADNDNESSCRSSGPTVATSSGISPVLPGLMLCGAGVCRPADLRSCGVTCIVSAAHELPDTPLPNPDTVFLRIPVLDTVDDDLTPYFDMVADVIEQVKMSGGCTLVHCVAGVSRSASLCLAYLMREQRISLSDAFRFLRSKRPQIRPNTGFFKQLIKYEEQLFGKASVNIVFNEAAGKDIPDVYEPDYREMVWYRQQYCITGRY; encoded by the exons ATGAAAGTGATTAGCGAAGATGTCCTCGGCGTCGACATCAGAAGTCAAAGGGACGACGATGGCAAAGGCAGGACGGACGTCCAAGATATATTGGCTGACAACGACAACGAATCAAG CTGTCGCTCGAGCGGTCCCACTGTCGCTACCAGTTCTGGCATATCGCCTGTCCTTCCTGGTTTGATGCTGTGCGGCGCCGGAGTCTGCCGACCTGCAGATCTTCGATCCTGCGGAGTCACGTGCATAGTCAGCGCCGCTCATGAACTTCCCGACACTCCCCTGCCTAATCCGGACACCGTCTTCTTGAGGATACCAGTTTTGGATACCGTCGATGACGATCTCACTCCCTACTTCGACATGGTTGCCGATGTCATCGAACAG GTGAAAATGTCAGGTGGATGCACACTAGTACATTGTGTAGCTGGAGTGAGTCGATCAGCTTCCTTGTGCCTCGCTTACCTTATGAGAGAACAACGCATCTCTCTCAGCGATGCTTTCCGTTTCTTACGTTCTAAGAG ACCTCAGATAAGACCCAATACTGGTTTCTTCAAGCAACTTATCAAATACGAAGAACAACTATTCGGAAAAGCATCGGTGAACATTGTCTTTAATGAGGCAGCAGGGAAAGATATACCAGACGTTTATGAAccagattatcgggagatggtGTGGTATCGTCAACAATATTGCATTACGGGACGTTATTGA